GTTGGCAACAGGATCTGCGCAAAGCCTACCTCGACGCCTGGGTAGATGTTGTCACCGAGGAAACGATGGCACGTGCGCTTAACCTCGCAACATTGGTCGCGCCGTTCGCCTTTGCAATGAGCTACTGCTCTCAAGAAGGAGTCGAGCATCTCCATCCATCCCTCGAAAAGCTTCTGCGAGCACTTGCGCGCAAGATGTTCGCTGCTGCCCGCAGGTTTGCCTGAACATTGGCCCCCAGCCCTGGCGGGTCAGACCTCAAAACAGAAAGGAGGTGAATATCATGGAATATACGAAACCGGAGATCATCCTTGCTGGCGACGCGATCAGTACGATCGAGTCGAACCTGGATAAGAACATCGCCCCTGTCGATTCCCAAACGGGACAGGACCTGACCGGCGCTCCCGCCTATGAGGCGGACGAGTAAGCCTCGATGCTCCCAGGAACTCTGGCAGGGCAAGAGAAAAAGTGGGAGCACACAACGGAACGGGGCGCCTGGCGCCGGACGCCCTTGTTCTGTTCGTGCTGTTTCACTTCTGATCCGCTTCCATCGTGCGCAGCTTTCGCCAACGCGCATAGAGTGCGCGCTTGTCTGGAGCGGGGTCTTCTTCACCTTTCAACCAGAAAGTAAACCAATCGACATTGCCCTGTTCGGAGGCCATGCGCTCCCACGGTTTCACCAGCAGATGCGTGCCATGGGGCAGGACAACAAGATCCACCGGCTTGCCCATCGTTGATAACAGGGAATACCACTCCCACTCTTCCATAACCCCGGCCACGCTATAACTCTCAAGACGAATCGGGGTCTTCACGTGGAGGATATTGAAGGAAGGCGAATGTTCAATCCAGTTTGACAGCGTTGTCCCATAGGGAGGGCCTCCGTTCACGGCATCCGGCTCCGCCGCCTGATTGGGATACGCGACCCGCATGAAGTAGCCCGCATTAAAGCCATCGGCCAACGTTGCCGCTCGAAAGCTGTATTTCGAGTGGGTGAGGGTATAGGCCACGTAATAAACCGTGCGACTGAAGCCGATGATGCCGACACGTTCGCGATCGATAATGCCCTTGCCGTGGAGATAGTCGATGGCCCCTTCGAAAGCCGCCATTTGCTGGGGTGCTTCCTCTGGCGTGCTCCGATACTGTGCATCTCCACTGGCTCCGCCCATTTGGAGTACAACGATATCCCTGGCAGCCAAAGGACGAGCTGCAAATGCGCTGTTCCACGGTCCATCAATCCAAAACCGGCTTGGGTCGAAGCCGTGCGTCTGGATTACCAGAGGATAGCGCTGCCCAGGTTGATAATCCGGAGGAAGGTAGAGGCCTCCGTGTACCCAATGTCCATCAGTCGCCTTCCAGGAAATTTCACGCTCCATGCCAAAACAGACGTGCCTGAACTGAGGATTCAGGTCCTGAAGCAGTACTCTCTGACTCGTGACGGGATTCGTGATCCACAGCTTCGGCGGCGTGTTCATGTCCTGCTCGTAGGTCACACGAGGACGATCTCGTTCCGGATTAACCGTCATTCCCGCGACCTTGTCCCAACCCGCGCCGCGTTGTTGGTAAGCCTCTATCGCACGATTCGACTGTTCGAAGAGTACTTCCTTGCTCGACGCCACCCATTCCGTCGCTTTGGCGTTGCCTTCGAGGATCTTCTCAAACGTGTGCGAAGGCAGCTTCATTTCAATGGCGTACAACTTGCTTTCGCGCTCGTCCAGTTCCGCTCCGCTTACCTCCGCTAACGGCAAATAAGCCTTCGACAGGACCAGCGATCTTCCTCCGTTAAGCCAAAGAAACCCATCATGCTCCCAGGACTTCGGCGCATCGATCAGCGGAGTAAATATTCCGGTCCGTGTATCGAGCAAAAGATATTGTTCGACCGAGGACGTTGCGGATGCTGCTTTCTTCGCAGCAACAAACTCATGCAGAAATCGGTCCCGGTAGCCAAGCCAACTCTTCGGGACATCTCGCACCAACGCCTCAACGAGTGCATACCGTCCGTTCGGTGCCACAGACAGGGTCAGATTTGGCCAGATGCCGTCTTCGGCCGGCATACGGATAGCCCTGCGGCCATTCACCATCAGGAAAAGTTGCCGGCTGTCGCGGGAGCGGTACTTAGCATATGGACTACCCGCAAGCATCACTTCAGCAAGATTCTCGCCCGTAACGTAGAAGCCGTTGCGTTCAACCTCAGGAGAAGCGAGTGGATCAGTTACTGGAGGGTCGGCCTCGAAGACAATCACTCGTCCATGGCTGCTCGCGTCAAAGGCGGCGACAGGAGTGTGGTGGTGTGTAAGCTGTGTGAACCGCCTGCTCGAAAGATCGTAGGCATAGATTTGTCCAATTCTTCCAGGTGTCTCTCCGATGAACAGAAGGGTGCGGTTGTCGCTCAACCACTTCACCCCGGCAATGGCTGCACGATTTGAGCTGGATGACATCTTGACCACTCTCGCCGGGCCTCTTCCGGCAAGCGCATCGTCCGTGCGGAAGACTTCCAGTGTGTAATCAACGGTGTTGCGTCGCAGGTTGCCCTTTTTCAGGACCACCGCAAACCATCTACCGTCTGGCGAGTACAGTGCCGCATCCGTCGCCGAATCGTCTTCATAACTGGCGACTCCGAGGCGGGTCATCTCAATCGCGTCAGCCACTGTGACACGACCCTTTCCCGGGCCGCTCTGCGCGACCGCGCAGACTGCTAACTGTGCCAGACACAACGCAAGACAAATACGTAAGGAAAACAGACGCACAAGGCCTTCCTTTCGTCAAACGGCGATCAAGTGGTGCGGTGCAAGTTGTGAGTTGCTTTAGAAGCCGAGTTTCAGGGAGAGCTGAAGCGATCTCGGACCACCCTCTTGAAACAGAGGGTTGAGACCACCGAGCGCATTGTTCAGCATCTCGGTCGACTGGAGATAGATTGGTCCAAAACCAATCAGGGCCGCCGGATTGCCGAAGTTCGGATGATTGAGAGCATTGAATGAATCCACGCGGAAGTCCAGATGCGCTTTGTCCCGAACTTTGAATGTCCGCGCAACAGAAAGGTCGGCCTGCGCCAGCCGGAAACCCGCAATGTCGTTGCGTCCTTCCGTGCCCTGCCGCAACGTACCCGGTACAGCAAACGCATTCGAATTGAGTTCCTTGCCTCCGGCTGTCCCAGAGTTCGACACCCAAAGCGGCTGCCCGTTGACCAGGTCAGGCCGCGAGTACGCAAATCCTCCGGTGACCGATGACAAGGTAAGCACTCTGCCATTGAATGGGAACCCGCTTCGGGCAACAACCACGCCAGCCAAGGACCAACCTCCCGCAAGTGTTGCAAATGCCCGCAGTCCCGAAGGCGCAGGAATCGCATAGGTGAACGCTCCCGAAAAGCTGTGCCGAACGTCATAGTCCGACGATGCGTAATCGCTTGCTGCGCTGATTACCGTCCCGGCCACGCCCGCAACGACGTCGTTCGATGAATTATCAAGCGAGTGTGAGTAGGTGTAATTCAGAAGCAGTTGCAAGGCTCCCGACATTGGTCTGCGATACTGCAATTGAAGCGCGTTGTAATTGGACCACGCCGTATTGCCTGTCAGCAGAAAAGCGCTTGAGAAATTGGGATTCGGCTTGTATAGCGCTGCCTGCCGCAGGAGCTCGCGGCCTGACTGGCCCACGTAGGTCGCGGTCACCACCTGGCGTCCGCTGAGCAGCTTCTCCACTGCGGCGTTCCACTGATAGCTTCGCGGAAGTTTGAGATTGGGCGTGAATGCGCTCACCAGCGGATATGGAGGCGACAGCGAAGCAGTGGGCAGATACCCGCCAGCATCTGCAATTGGCAGAGCCACGTTCAGGGTAACGTCACTGGCCTGTCCAGGAAAGAACGTTGCCACGTCAGCTGCCCTTCCTGTTCCGAGGTCGTAAAAGATGCCCCAGCCTCCGCGCACGACCAGCGACCCTTTCGCGCCTGGCGTCCAGGCGACTCCAATTCTTGGTGCCACGTTGCTGTACGTCATTGACCAGAGCGGTGTACCGAACGGTGCCAACGCGATCTCTTGAGGATTATCTACGTTCAGCCACGCGGCGGCCTTGGTCGCTCCATGAGGCGCTGGAGCGGGAGCCAGTTCCCACCGTAGCCCATACGTCATTGTGATCTTGCTTGTTGCCTTCCATGTGTCCTGTGCATAGAACGAAGTCGAAGTCGTTCGGAACGACGAAGGCGCGTTGGTCGTTCCGGTCAACTGCGTCAGCTTCCCATTTTGGAGCAAACCTTTGACCAAAGATGCGGACATCACAATCGCACTCGCATGAGGCGTCTTGTCGAGAAAGATCACACGATAATCCACACCAAACTTCAACTGATGAGCCCCAACTCCTGTGTTCAGATCGTCGACCAGATTGATCTGCCGCGTCCGATTGTTGGCCACTGGCCCTAAACCGTAGAACTCCGTATCGAGCGTCTGAAACGAAGCATAGGTATTCGCCTTCGACAGCGTCCCCAGAATCACGCTCTCATCCACAGGAATGGCGCCGCCAAATGTGTCCTGCGATTGTGTCGCATTCGAACTCTGCGTCGAGTAGTTCGCCCGCAGCGTATTCGCCGTGAACTTCCCAAACAACATGTTCACCCCACCCGTCAGCGTCTGGGTATTCACAGGTGTGACCTGAATCATGCTCAACGAATAAATCCGCGAATTCGTCATTGACGGCGCGTAGTTATATCTCGCAAAGAGCGAGAACCGGCTACTCAGGTTGTGGTCAACCCGCAGCGACGTAGCATCGAGCGTCGCACTGTTGGCATAGCTTCCCGTGAACTCGCCCGTGCAGGTTGCCTCAGACACCGGGCCATTCGGCTTCGGAAAGGCATTGAGCAGCGGCTCTACCGCAGCAGGAGCCGCGCAGCCGGAGTCGTCAAGATGAGGCACTACAATCACTCCCGTCTGAGGCAGCCGCAACCGTGCACCCTCATAGGAGAAGAAGAAGAACGTCCTGTTTCGCACCAAAGGACCGCCTAGATAGCCACCAAAGTCGTTATGTCGCTCAGCAGCACGAGGCCTGCCTGCATGGTTGGCGAACCAGTCGTTCGCGTCCATCGCTTCATTGCGGAAGTAGTCGTACACCTCACCATGAAAGCGATTCGTCCCCGACCGTGTAGTCAAGATCACTTGTCCACCCGGTGTCCTGCCGAACTCCGGTGCAAACGACGACGTCTCGATGCGAAACTCCTGCAACGCCTCCACAGAGACCAGGCTGCTCGTTCCGCCCAATGCGCTGAAAGCCTGCGCCGAACCCGTACCCGATGCGCCCGAGTACAGTCCGTTGCTGCTCACCCCGAAGTTCGCCGACACGCCATCCACGGTGAAGCTGTTCGCGTCTGTCCTCTGACCGCCGATGCTGAACTGTCCCGGCGCACTCCCTCCTGCGGTGCCTGACGGCTGCTGCGCGATCACTACGCCTGGAGTCAGTTGCATCAGCGTGTTGAAGCTCCGTCCGTTCAGCGGGAGGTTAGCAACGAACTGCCGATCGATCACCGTGCTTACTGAAGCCGATTCAGTTTCTACCAACGGTGCTCCACCGGCAACTGTCACTGTCTCCGAAGCCGCACCCACCGGCAGCGTGAAGTTGATCGCCAAAGCAGCTTGTGTATTCAGTACGATGTCCGGTTTGATGATTGTCTTGAACCCGACCTTCGCCACCTGCACGCGATACGGCCCGGGAGGCAGATTTGGAATGGCATAGATGCCCTCCGAGTTGGTTACGCCCGGATACCTCACACCAGTCGCGTCGTTGACTACTTCAATGTCGGCTCCCACAATCGCTCGCCCATCCGGGTCGAGCACCAGTCCGCTCATCGTCCCATTGGGCGACTGTGCCAGGCAGCCAATCGCAGCAAACAAAAAAATCGCAAGCAGGCGGAAGACATCATTTGGTCTCACGAACAACTCCTTGACATAGCCGGTGTGAAATCGCTTCATCCGGTCTACGGAAACCCTTCGTCTTCTGTATCAGATTTTTGTGCTTTTCTGTAAGAATTTACCCCACGCCAGCCGCCCCCTACGGGTGGTTCGGCTCAATCTTCAGGTATGCGAACAGCAGCGGCTTGCCGCTTGGATGCTGACTTCGTCCCTTTGGCTCGACCGTCACAAACACTGCGTCGATTCCGGACAGCGTCTTCGCGTCGTTCGATTTCATCATCCAACGCTTCTTGCTCGCATTGTCCTGGTACAGGATTCCAAGACGGACCGCAGTATCACGGTCTGGCCCTTTACGTCCCCACACTTGAAACGTGCTCGTGTCCTTCACCCCAGGCTGCTGGTCAAGATCATAGGCATAAAAGATCAGAGACTTCGCCTTTGTGTAAAAGACGCGCCCGAAGGGCTTCGCGGTATCACCCGTTTTTGCGACGTCATATACCTCGGCGATGTACAAGTCGCGCGATCCCATGAGGTCACGAATGTCGCGGTCATGGTCCAGAATCTGCTGCTCGCGCGTCAATTCTTCATCGCGCCCATGCAACGACGCCGTCAGATCATTCACCTTCGCTTCGAGTTGCGCCAGACGCCCCGAGTCCCCGAGATTCACGCTTGCTGCTGCATCGAGCTTCTTTTGTACTGTCGATAATTGCGACTGTGTCTGCTGCAGCTGTTGGTTCGCGGCAGCCTGTTGCGCCGCATTGGTTTGCGATAGCTGGCTGCGATCTTTCGCCGCCTCACTCAATTGCTGAGTGAGTTGATTCCGCTCGCTCTGAAGTCGCGCTACATCTGCAGTGCGGGCAGTAAGCTGCTCGCGCAACGCGATAACCTGTGCATCCTCGTTGCTGTGAACAGGCCCAACTGGAACCGGAGCAATAGCAGGTTGGCTCGACTTAACTTGCAGGGGCTGTTGTACAGGCTGCGTCACCGGAGCAGCCACTTTCGCACTCTCCGAGCCATGACGAACCCCAGTTCGGTAAAGTGCCACCCCAAGCGCGCCACTCAGCAACACCCCTGCGGCAAATTGCCACCACAGGTGCCGCCACAACGTATCCCCCGCCGTCTTGCCCGAGCGATCGTGCTCAGGACGAACTCGTCCCTCGCGCTGCTCATCCTCTTTTAGCCGTGCAAAGAGTCTTCCCTCTGCCGCGGCCATTTCCTCAGAAGTCCACTGTGCAGGATCGTCCACACCATCCATTAATAGAGAAGACCCAGATGCCAGTCTTGGGATTGCCCCCGCGACCACGGCCTCGTACTCAGTCAGCCGTTCGCGACATTCCGGGCACTTCGCCAGATGCACGTCCAGCCGCTCCCGCTCTTCTGCGCGCAATGCTCCCGTCGTCGCCAGAGCGCACAACTCCTCGAACTCTTCATGGCGCTCGTGATGGAGTCCGTTAGGAGGCACGGCTCGGGCTCCTCCATTGGAGCCATTTTCTACCATATCCCGCTCACTTCGCTCCTAAATTTCGCCCAAAGATGCCTCGCCGCATCTTTTCCAGACCTCGATAGTAATGGTTTCGGACGTTTCCCAGTGTCTGCACCATTTCTCGCGCGATCTCCTGAAGCGTATACCCTTCATAGAAATAGAGCTCTAACACTCTGCGTTGGTCACGCGAAAGCGACCCCTGAATCCTCTCCAACTCGTCGTGCCCGATCAAGGCTTCCATCGATTTCTCATAAGAGACGCCATCAGAAAACCCCGTTGAATCTTGCAACTCCAGGTGGTCATAGAAATGGTGGCTCGCCAGATAGCGCCGCCGGTCGATGGCGCGATGATATGCAACCTGCACGATCCACGATCTCGCGCTTCCACGCGCCGCATCGAAAAGGTCAGCCTTGCGGTAGAGGAACAGGAATACCTCCTGCACAAGATCGTCCGCCTCGGCGGCATCTCGCAGAATCCGCAGTCCCACCGCCCTTACTATCCATGCATAACGGCGGAAGAGCGTACCAAGCGCCTCCTTATTGCCTCCGCAAAGTCTTTCAAAGAGAATGTCATCCGTGGCGTTTTCTATACTCTCGAAACCATTCTCGTCGCAGGAGGGATTTCGTGACGAGGCTCTTGACTCTCGATCGCTCCCTACAGAAATGTCGCTAGATGATGCGTCGGGGAAGATGGAAACCGAGTTCGGATTCATCATCCCTCCTATCGTCGCGATGGCATCTGTGCTTACGCGCTGCGATCAACAAATCAATAGGCCAACTATAGTTTCAGCTTCCTGAATAAGCAACTATAATTGCTGTTTCAAATTGCGTATCTTAGCAACGATATTCCCATGCCAAAGCGCGTGGGAGCAGATATCGAACGAAGATTTGATACGCCCCGAAGAATGTTTGGCTTAGCAATCACAAGACTCCGCATTCTAAGAAAAGAATCGCAATTTGAAGTCGCTGCTGCGGTCGGATGCGGCGAGGGCTACCTCAGAAGCATCGAACAAGGCAAAGAAAATCTGACCTTCGATTTGGAATACGCCATCGTTGATTATCTGGGAATGCTGCCTATGAGCAAGTTTTGGGCATATGCAGAAGACTTGGCGAAGAAAGAATCTCTCCATTCTTGAGGGAATGCGAGAGAATACGGCAACTATAGTTGCTGTTATCGAGCCCGATCCGCTCAGACCATGATTGGGTGGGCAAACCCATTGGACCAGTCAATCGCCGCAAATCGAAGACGCCCAGCGAAGTCTTTGGGCGCGCGGTGACAGAGCTTCGGCTCCGGGCAAAACTCTCCCAGGCAAATCTGGCTGCTTCTCTGGGATACAGCGTCTATTACCTCGGGAAAATTGAGCAAGGGAAAGCGAACGCTAGTTGCGATGTGATGGCTGCCATCGCAAGATACTTCGATATGTCCATCGGGCATCTATGGCTGTATGCGGAAAAACTTGCGAAAAGAAAGGCCAGCCGCAGTTAGAGTGTCGAGACATTGCCACTCGGAAAATTCGTCTGTGCACCAGCCTCCGCAAGTGGCACAATGTCTCCAATGAAGTCCGCCGTACAGAGCGACAACCGGCGTCACGGCCCATCGCCGATGGGCGGATGGAAAGTCATCTCCATCCTGGCCGTCAGTGCGGCAGCAGTTCTCACCGCAATTGTCCTCACCCGCAGGTTTGATTTCACCACAGCCGCTCTGCTCTTCGGGTTCGTCGCGTTGTGTACCGTAGCTATCCTGCACGCTCGTTTTCTTATCCTTGCCCACAGGGAACACCGGAACACTACCACCTTCCTCGAACGGCGCAACGCCGTCGAGCTCCGTCACGCAGAAGAAGCCCGAGAGAAGAGCCTCGCGCTCGCTCGTTCGGCTTGGCGAGAGGCAGACGCTCTGCACAAAGCCACGCTCGCCCTCACCGAAGATCTCCGCATGAACTCAGTGCTGGATACACTGCTCGACCTGCTCCACCAGCAGATTCCCTATGAAGCCGCTCAGGTGCTGCTGATCGAAGCTGGTCCTAGAATGTTTCTTGCCAGGGAAGCCAGACCGGGAGGCCCCAACAACCCCTTGTCTCCCACCCCAGACACGCTCAACTTCACCGGCTACTCCGTCTTAGAACAAGCACTCGCAACTCCCAACGGCCTCCTCATCTCCGACACCCTCGAAGAGAAGCTTTGGAAGAACATTGCTTCTGGCAACCCAGTTCGCTCCTGGCTCGGCATTCCTCTCTCAGCATCGAACCAAGTCATCGGTATGCTCTGCGCCGCCAACTCAACTCCAGGCCATTTCACTGCGGAACACTTACGAATCGCCCGTTCTCTCGCTGCTTCCTCGGCACTGGCCATTCAAAACGCCCGCCTCTACGAATGCTCGCAAATCTACGCCGCCGAACTCTCCCGCCGCTCCCATACCGCTTAGCCAAATAGTCCAGGCAGGTTCCTTCCCGGGTTTGGTGCGCTTCGCAGATACCGTCGCCTTTGGCTCTGACTCAGGAACCGGCTCGATCAATTCCGCCCAGTTGTTTCTCGTGTTTCCTACCTTGTCGCTTACGCGAATCTCTTCATTCTTCTCAAAGTAGCGGCGCAGCAGGTCAATGACACAGGTTACTGTATTGAGGCCCAGTGGCTTTGTCATTCTGAAGCGGGCACGCCAACAGGCGCGGGATTAGCTGATAATGCATCTCGTCAGAGATGACCTGAAATGGTTTACATTGAGGGCGAATCGCTTTGTACGGTGAAGGTACACGGGACGAGGCCAGCGGCTGTTGCTTACACGTAAACAGTGGAGAAGGAAGCAGAGTAGCAACAGCAGAGAGGCTCAAAGGTAAGGTGAAGAATGTCAGCCCGACGGTCCTTCTCTACATGACAGAATCACTCAATTCCTTTCGAGGGGCATCCTACCTCGGTTCTGCGGTGATGTTTGGTGTAGCCGCAGAGACTGCCCTCTTGGCATTGAGGGATGCTGTTCACAGCGCACTTGATACCCAGCAGAAGAAGGACAAGTTCAAGGCGGATACGAACGGAAGGCCCGCGAAACGTATCTATGTCGAGATCCGCAAGCGTTTGGATTCATTGCTGCGTCAGATTTCATCCGATCTGGGAATGGAAGATATCAGCGCTGAACTTACAGGTATCTTCGATTTAATCCGGAAGACGCGGAACGAGGCAGGTCATCCAACCGGCCGAAAGTTGAGCGGGAAGAAGCTTTCGCTCTCCTGTAGCTTTTTCCGTTGTATTGTGACGCTGCCTATGCAGTTGTGGATTGGCTCGCCAGCAATCCAATTTGAGCGGATACGGACTCTGACATCAACGCCATGCCGTTCAAGCTCGGCGGATGGACGTGCCCTGGTATTCACCGAGAAGCCAAGAAACAAGCTGTATCCCTGGGGATGCCTAGATATAAAAACGGAATCCCAGATATTTTCCCTTCGAACAATCCCAGTTTTATTTTCTCCTTCGCGGGGAGATGTCCGGTTGATAGCGCAAAGCGCCGCGCGAGCGGGCCAACGTTCGCCTGCGAGCCAGGAGCCAGAGGATTGGTCACGGTGAAGACGGTTCAAGACCGACTACTTGAAGCGCAATTAACTTCCGAGGGAACACATTTCGGTTACCCTGTTGGCGACCCGAGACCGCAGCAAGTTGGGATTTTAGACGGCTCGTTTGCAATGCAGGGAGGAAGGCTGTTGCCGCTCTTCTCATTTTGTTTTGAGAATAGCTGCACCTGTTTACGCCGACCTTCGTAAGCAGAACGCATAGCAACGAGCTCCTACGATCTCCAAATAGGCCTCTCGGATCTTGGAGAGCATGCGATGAAAGCACCTCGAGTATTTCTGTGGTTTTTTCTGATCTGCGGTGGCCAATGCTTTTCGGCAACTGCCCAAAAGCGGCCCGCACCCGAACCCCAACCATGTACCTATGCCAAGGACCATAAAGTCACTGTCTCGGATACGGACAAAGACGTGAAGGTGCCTCTCGCCTATTTGATTCCGTGCATACAGGATCTGCTGGGACATGCACAGGATCAGTTAGCCGAGGACTCTAAGGGCAAACCGGTCGGCGAGGCCCCTCCTCCGCTCAGCACTGTCGAATTCGACTTCCAAACCGTCAGTCGCTGCAGTCAAGGCTGTCGAGCAGAATCCTCTCGTGAAAGGGTCCGAACGGCGAGAAGCTCTCACACCGGAAAATAGTCGTTACTGTTGCCTTTGAGGTCGATAAGACGTTCAATAACGATCTGGACTTCACGAAGATCATCGTTGTAGGCCCCGAGGTCAAATACAACCCCGAGAGAGACGACGTCCAGACAGTAAAGCTCACTTTTGAAGATGTTGACAAGCCAGCCGGCACTTAATCGTGCGTAAGTTATGAGCATGTCGCCCCTCCCGCGATATTCTTTCTTGGTATTTCTGGAGACAGTGAGATGAGCGATCTAGCGGTAGTAACTCTTTCGGATGGGCGGCTGCAGACTTTCTATGTCGATGATGCTGGTGTGCTGTGGTCCAGATGGTAAGTCTTCGGAGAACCATCGGACGTTTGGCAACCCAAAACGAAGGTTGAACCCTCACCAGGCATCGTCACGAATGTCGCGGTGACGACGACTCCCCAGGGCGACGTGACCGTGCTGGTCACCCGGCGGGATGGGACGTATGTCGTTTCGGTCAAACCGGGACCAGATCCGAATGCAGGGTGGTCCGATTGGCAGATTGTATGAGGCTCTGCGAACTCGATATGGCTTTCATTGGCGAGATTTCGGCACTTATCTACAGCGGCGATTCTCACCTGTGTCTCAACAGAAGTTGAGAAATTGTTGTATGGATCATTCCATTGGAATCCATTTGTCTTCGCCAGTACGCGCAAACGGGGAAAGCTGCCGTACAGTCCGGACTCGAGCCTCACGCGGTCGTTTCGTCCCGCTGCGAACCGAGCGAAAATTGCTAAGCACATCGGATGGCACACGTTCCGGCGCACCTTCTCGACATTGCTGAAAGCCAACGGCGAGGACATCAAGACGGTGCAGGAGCTGTTGCGGCACGCGACGGTGAAGATGACGCTTGAGGTCTACGCGCAGGCGGTCACCCGAATTTGCCACGAGGTTTGCTACTTCGCCGCTCTTCCGACTCATCAAGGCGAATAAAAGATGGTGCACGGTCAAGAAGGCCAACACGACACTTCTCTCAGATAGATCATTCCGAGACAACAAACTTTGAATTACATTTAGACACGTTCGATGCTCTGAACCACACAAGCCTTGGTAATTCGGTAAACAC
This Edaphobacter acidisoli DNA region includes the following protein-coding sequences:
- a CDS encoding TonB-dependent receptor — encoded protein: MRPNDVFRLLAIFLFAAIGCLAQSPNGTMSGLVLDPDGRAIVGADIEVVNDATGVRYPGVTNSEGIYAIPNLPPGPYRVQVAKVGFKTIIKPDIVLNTQAALAINFTLPVGAASETVTVAGGAPLVETESASVSTVIDRQFVANLPLNGRSFNTLMQLTPGVVIAQQPSGTAGGSAPGQFSIGGQRTDANSFTVDGVSANFGVSSNGLYSGASGTGSAQAFSALGGTSSLVSVEALQEFRIETSSFAPEFGRTPGGQVILTTRSGTNRFHGEVYDYFRNEAMDANDWFANHAGRPRAAERHNDFGGYLGGPLVRNRTFFFFSYEGARLRLPQTGVIVVPHLDDSGCAAPAAVEPLLNAFPKPNGPVSEATCTGEFTGSYANSATLDATSLRVDHNLSSRFSLFARYNYAPSMTNSRIYSLSMIQVTPVNTQTLTGGVNMLFGKFTANTLRANYSTQSSNATQSQDTFGGAIPVDESVILGTLSKANTYASFQTLDTEFYGLGPVANNRTRQINLVDDLNTGVGAHQLKFGVDYRVIFLDKTPHASAIVMSASLVKGLLQNGKLTQLTGTTNAPSSFRTTSTSFYAQDTWKATSKITMTYGLRWELAPAPAPHGATKAAAWLNVDNPQEIALAPFGTPLWSMTYSNVAPRIGVAWTPGAKGSLVVRGGWGIFYDLGTGRAADVATFFPGQASDVTLNVALPIADAGGYLPTASLSPPYPLVSAFTPNLKLPRSYQWNAAVEKLLSGRQVVTATYVGQSGRELLRQAALYKPNPNFSSAFLLTGNTAWSNYNALQLQYRRPMSGALQLLLNYTYSHSLDNSSNDVVAGVAGTVISAASDYASSDYDVRHSFSGAFTYAIPAPSGLRAFATLAGGWSLAGVVVARSGFPFNGRVLTLSSVTGGFAYSRPDLVNGQPLWVSNSGTAGGKELNSNAFAVPGTLRQGTEGRNDIAGFRLAQADLSVARTFKVRDKAHLDFRVDSFNALNHPNFGNPAALIGFGPIYLQSTEMLNNALGGLNPLFQEGGPRSLQLSLKLGF
- a CDS encoding zf-HC2 domain-containing protein, with the translated sequence MRAEERERLDVHLAKCPECRERLTEYEAVVAGAIPRLASGSSLLMDGVDDPAQWTSEEMAAAEGRLFARLKEDEQREGRVRPEHDRSGKTAGDTLWRHLWWQFAAGVLLSGALGVALYRTGVRHGSESAKVAAPVTQPVQQPLQVKSSQPAIAPVPVGPVHSNEDAQVIALREQLTARTADVARLQSERNQLTQQLSEAAKDRSQLSQTNAAQQAAANQQLQQTQSQLSTVQKKLDAAASVNLGDSGRLAQLEAKVNDLTASLHGRDEELTREQQILDHDRDIRDLMGSRDLYIAEVYDVAKTGDTAKPFGRVFYTKAKSLIFYAYDLDQQPGVKDTSTFQVWGRKGPDRDTAVRLGILYQDNASKKRWMMKSNDAKTLSGIDAVFVTVEPKGRSQHPSGKPLLFAYLKIEPNHP
- a CDS encoding RNA polymerase sigma factor; the protein is MNPNSVSIFPDASSSDISVGSDRESRASSRNPSCDENGFESIENATDDILFERLCGGNKEALGTLFRRYAWIVRAVGLRILRDAAEADDLVQEVFLFLYRKADLFDAARGSARSWIVQVAYHRAIDRRRYLASHHFYDHLELQDSTGFSDGVSYEKSMEALIGHDELERIQGSLSRDQRRVLELYFYEGYTLQEIAREMVQTLGNVRNHYYRGLEKMRRGIFGRNLGAK
- a CDS encoding helix-turn-helix domain-containing protein → MPKRVGADIERRFDTPRRMFGLAITRLRILRKESQFEVAAAVGCGEGYLRSIEQGKENLTFDLEYAIVDYLGMLPMSKFWAYAEDLAKKESLHS
- a CDS encoding helix-turn-helix domain-containing protein → MGKPIGPVNRRKSKTPSEVFGRAVTELRLRAKLSQANLAASLGYSVYYLGKIEQGKANASCDVMAAIARYFDMSIGHLWLYAEKLAKRKASRS
- a CDS encoding GAF domain-containing protein, yielding MKSAVQSDNRRHGPSPMGGWKVISILAVSAAAVLTAIVLTRRFDFTTAALLFGFVALCTVAILHARFLILAHREHRNTTTFLERRNAVELRHAEEAREKSLALARSAWREADALHKATLALTEDLRMNSVLDTLLDLLHQQIPYEAAQVLLIEAGPRMFLAREARPGGPNNPLSPTPDTLNFTGYSVLEQALATPNGLLISDTLEEKLWKNIASGNPVRSWLGIPLSASNQVIGMLCAANSTPGHFTAEHLRIARSLAASSALAIQNARLYECSQIYAAELSRRSHTA
- a CDS encoding tyrosine-type recombinase/integrase translates to MYGSFHWNPFVFASTRKRGKLPYSPDSSLTRSFRPAANRAKIAKHIGWHTFRRTFSTLLKANGEDIKTVQELLRHATVKMTLEVYAQAVTRICHEVCYFAALPTHQGE